The genomic DNA GGTAGCTAAAACTGAGGGAGAAAATGGTCTTTCAAAACTTTTAGCCTATATAGGTGTTGCTCTTACTGTGGGTATTCCTGGACTTGGAACTGGTTGGGCTCAATCAAGAATAGGAGCAGCAGGAGCCGGAACTATTGCAGAAAGACCTGAAACAGCAATATGGATAATTATAATGCTTGCAATTCCTGAAACAACTGTAATACTTGGTTTTGTTATTGCCTTTATGCTCATGGGTAAAATTTAATGACCTTT from Candidatus Hydrothermales bacterium includes the following:
- a CDS encoding ATPase — translated: MGVALTVGIPGLGTGWAQSRIGAAGAGTIAERPETAIWIIIMLAIPETTVILGFVIAFMLMGKI